The Victivallis sp. Marseille-Q1083 DNA window AAGGTCAGACAGAGGAAAAAAATTCAGTTGGCCGCCAGCGCAACCGGTTCCGGCACCGATTGCGCCACAACCGCCCCCGGCGCCGGCGCCGTCGACTCCCGCCGGATGAATTGCGGTGAAATCCAGATCGGCTTGCCGTCGCTGTTCGGCTGAAGCTGCCGCATCACCGCGTCGAGAATCCGGTTGATATCGAGCCGCAGCGTCGTCAGCGGCGGCTTCAGGTAGCGGGCGATCGGGCAATCATCCATGCCGATGACGCTCAAATCTCCGCCGACCTGCCGGCCGCTGTCGGCCGCCGCCTGGTAGACCGCCTCGGCATGCTGGTCGCCGGAAATCACCGCGCTGACCTCCGGATGCTCCTTCAGAAGGGCGCACATCCGCGGGTAGACTTCTTCGCCAATCCCGCCGGCATCGAGGACATATTCCGGCCGGGCCACCAGGTTCCAGCGCCCCATTTCCTCATAGAAACCGAGCAGCCGCTGATACTGGTCGCGCTGCCAGAACTCACCGGGTTTGACATAAGCGATATGGCGGTGGCCGAGTTTGACCAGATGCTCCATGCGCAACCGGCTGATCAGCCGGTTGTCGTTCAGGATCGAGTGCGGCACATCATGCCAGAGATCCGGAAACAACAGCGCATAGCGGATATGGCTCTGTTCGAGGAATTGCGATACTTCATACTGCAGCAGCATGGTGATGACCAGGCATTGCGGTTTCAGCTTGCGGATCAGCGAAAGCAGATACTCCGACGACGAAAAGGTCGGGACGGTCGTCAAACGCAGATGCATGCGCCGTTCGCCGAGGTACTGGTTGAGCACCGTCAGCAGCGTTGGATAAAAATAGCTGCTGGTGAAGCGGTTGTCGACATTTTCCTCCGGCACATCCGCCGAAGTGATCAGGTCGATCGTATCGCAATTGAAGTCGTCGTCGGCCGCTTTGTACAAACCGCGCCCGCCGGGCTGCTGCTGGACGAAACCGCCGGCGACGATCAACTTCAGGGCGGTATCGACCGTCGCCTGGCTGACGCCGTATTGCGCCATCAGCACTTTGACCCCCGGCAACGGCATGCCCGGCTCAAGAGTCTTCAATGTTTTCAACAGCTCCTGAACGAGCCATTCGTATTTTTTCATTCTTTCAGCCTCGTTTCTGTCCGATGATTTGTTTTACTGTTTTAAGTATAGCGAAAAAACCGGAAGAAGTCAATAGCGGAATCCTAAAAAATCGATATTTTTTATAAAATCGATATAATAGAAAGCAATTGCCGTTTTTTCCTCACTTAAACTGTAAAAAATATCAATGCACCCTCCAGAAAAAGAAACGAACTATCAACACAATATATTTGTTTTTAATGAATTATTGATGAGATATCCGAGAGGGATGGATTTAAAAATATAATATTATCGATATTTTACAAAAAAAAGCTGAAACAGGGGTTGACTTTTCGATTTTTTTTTGATATACTTAAAAACAGCAATAATTAATCGGCGAATCAAAACGCCGGGAAATCATCAAGCAAGAGTATTTGAAAACATTTCATGACTCTGCTCAAATCAAAAGAAAGGACGATGAAGATGAAAAGAAGAATTTTCACCCTGATTGAACTGCTGGTCGTGATCGCGATCATCGCCATCCTCGCCAGCATGCTGCTGCCGGCGTTGGCAAAGGCCAAAGCGGCGGCGATGAACATTAAATGCGTCGGCAACCTGAAGCAGATCATGCTGGCCCAGCAGATGTACGCCGACTCGAACAACGACTATCTGGTCCACACCTTCAGCACCTGGGCCCATGCGCAGCCGACGGCGGAATTGATCAACGGCTACTGGTTCACCGCCCTGGCTGA harbors:
- a CDS encoding substrate-binding domain-containing protein, producing MKKYEWLVQELLKTLKTLEPGMPLPGVKVLMAQYGVSQATVDTALKLIVAGGFVQQQPGGRGLYKAADDDFNCDTIDLITSADVPEENVDNRFTSSYFYPTLLTVLNQYLGERRMHLRLTTVPTFSSSEYLLSLIRKLKPQCLVITMLLQYEVSQFLEQSHIRYALLFPDLWHDVPHSILNDNRLISRLRMEHLVKLGHRHIAYVKPGEFWQRDQYQRLLGFYEEMGRWNLVARPEYVLDAGGIGEEVYPRMCALLKEHPEVSAVISGDQHAEAVYQAAADSGRQVGGDLSVIGMDDCPIARYLKPPLTTLRLDINRILDAVMRQLQPNSDGKPIWISPQFIRRESTAPAPGAVVAQSVPEPVALAAN